One stretch of Pradoshia sp. D12 DNA includes these proteins:
- a CDS encoding kinase — MGNYIQNLINQLPELKVGQRFILGIDGLSRSGKTTFTKRMKQSLEKQSLSFHLFHIDDFIVDKDKRYHTGHDEWIEYYRLQWDAEWLRANFFNQLKKSTELLLPAYDPTTDKQKWQVIQIPATSLIIVEGIFLQRKEWRAFFDFMIYLDCSRVTRFSRESKTTQENIDKFQNRYWKAEEYYIKKVTPLERADLVIKNDD, encoded by the coding sequence TTGGGGAATTATATACAAAATCTAATTAATCAATTACCCGAACTTAAAGTAGGACAAAGATTTATTCTTGGTATTGATGGCCTCAGTCGTTCTGGGAAGACGACTTTTACCAAAAGAATGAAACAGTCACTTGAGAAACAGAGTCTATCATTTCACCTTTTTCATATTGATGATTTTATTGTAGATAAAGATAAACGTTATCACACTGGTCACGATGAATGGATTGAATATTACCGACTCCAATGGGACGCGGAGTGGCTAAGAGCTAATTTTTTCAATCAATTAAAGAAATCAACTGAGTTACTCCTCCCTGCATATGACCCCACCACTGATAAGCAAAAATGGCAAGTAATCCAGATTCCAGCAACTTCCCTCATTATCGTTGAAGGTATATTTCTGCAAAGAAAAGAATGGAGAGCATTCTTTGATTTTATGATTTACCTAGATTGTTCCAGAGTAACTAGATTCAGCCGGGAAAGTAAGACCACACAGGAGAATATCGATAAATTTCAAAATCGATACTGGAAAGCAGAAGAGTATTATATAAAGAAAGTTACCCCGCTAGAACGAGCTGATTTGGTTATCAAGAATGATGATTAG
- the gcvPB gene encoding aminomethyl-transferring glycine dehydrogenase subunit GcvPB: MNKQDQPLIFEQTKPGRIGYSLPEMDVPESALTELLPEEFIRTEEPKLPEVSELDIMRHYTALSRRNHGVDSGFYPLGSCTMKYNPKINENVARLNGFAHVHPLQDAEAVQGSLELMYDLQQSLKEITGMDEVTLQPAAGAHGEWTGLMMIRAYHEANGDFDRVKVIVPDSAHGTNPASATVAGLQTVTVKSGPDGLVDLEDLKSVVGKDTAALMLTNPNTLGLFEEQIIEMAEIIHDAGGKLYYDGANLNAVLSKARPGDMGFDVVHLNLHKTFTGPHGGGGPGSGPVGVKKELIPFLPKPLIVKEENGYQLDYNRPQSIGRVKPYYGNFGINVRAYTYIRSMGPDGLKAVTEYAVLNANYMMRRLAEYYDLPYDKHCKHEFVISGKRQKKLGVRALDIAKRLLDFGYHPPTIYFPLNVEECMMIEPTETESKETLDGFIDAMIQIAREAEENPEIVQEAPHTTVISRLDEALAARKPVLRYQN, translated from the coding sequence ATGAATAAACAGGATCAGCCATTAATATTTGAACAAACCAAGCCGGGCCGTATCGGCTATTCGTTGCCGGAAATGGATGTTCCGGAGTCAGCATTAACTGAGCTTTTGCCTGAGGAGTTCATTCGCACAGAGGAACCAAAGCTGCCTGAAGTATCCGAGTTGGATATCATGCGTCATTACACGGCACTTTCGAGAAGAAATCATGGCGTCGATTCCGGTTTCTATCCGCTCGGTTCCTGTACCATGAAATATAATCCGAAAATTAATGAGAATGTTGCCCGTCTAAATGGATTTGCACATGTTCATCCTCTGCAGGATGCAGAAGCTGTACAGGGTTCTTTAGAGTTAATGTATGATTTGCAGCAAAGTCTAAAGGAAATCACAGGTATGGACGAAGTCACTTTGCAACCGGCTGCGGGAGCGCATGGAGAGTGGACGGGATTAATGATGATTCGTGCCTATCATGAGGCGAATGGTGATTTTGACCGCGTAAAAGTAATTGTTCCTGATTCTGCGCATGGTACGAATCCTGCCTCAGCCACAGTTGCGGGATTGCAAACTGTTACCGTGAAGTCAGGTCCGGATGGTTTAGTAGATCTGGAAGATTTGAAGAGTGTTGTAGGGAAAGATACAGCAGCCTTAATGCTTACAAATCCGAATACACTGGGGCTTTTTGAAGAACAGATCATCGAGATGGCCGAAATTATTCATGATGCCGGTGGAAAACTATACTATGACGGTGCCAATCTGAATGCTGTACTATCCAAGGCTCGCCCGGGTGATATGGGATTTGACGTTGTTCATCTTAACTTGCATAAGACATTTACTGGACCACATGGCGGCGGTGGGCCAGGTTCAGGGCCGGTTGGGGTTAAGAAGGAGTTAATTCCGTTCTTACCAAAACCGCTTATTGTAAAAGAAGAGAATGGCTATCAGCTTGATTACAATCGTCCGCAATCAATTGGCAGAGTAAAGCCGTACTATGGAAATTTTGGAATCAATGTCCGTGCCTATACGTATATTCGGTCTATGGGACCAGACGGATTGAAGGCAGTAACGGAGTATGCTGTCTTAAATGCAAACTATATGATGAGAAGATTGGCAGAGTACTATGATCTCCCATATGATAAGCACTGTAAGCATGAGTTTGTTATCAGCGGAAAACGTCAGAAGAAACTTGGTGTTCGGGCTCTTGATATTGCCAAGAGATTGTTAGACTTTGGCTATCATCCACCAACCATTTATTTCCCTTTGAATGTGGAAGAATGCATGATGATTGAGCCAACAGAAACAGAATCAAAAGAAACACTGGATGGCTTTATTGATGCTATGATTCAAATTGCCAGGGAAGCAGAGGAGAATCCGGAAATTGTACAGGAAGCACCACATACAACGGTAATCAGCCGTTTGGATGAGGCACTGGCTGCTCGTAAGCCTGTATTGAGATATCAAAATTAA
- a CDS encoding NAD(P)H-binding protein translates to MTGKVGLVIGATGLVGKELVTTLLDSREFEKVIVWVRTSTGIQHSKLRESFPDFEQLDQEPLPSDVDCIFCCLGTTIKKAKTKEAFRKVDYTYPLMLAENAKQHQVRQFLIISAMGADEKSHVFYSKTKGQLETALKQLQLNSLTIFRPSLLLGNRQEFRLGEGLAALVSKSCPFVFKGPLKKYKPVQGKMVAEAMYICALQDKKGINEVASYEIEQIAKYSDKL, encoded by the coding sequence ATGACCGGTAAAGTAGGGTTAGTAATTGGGGCAACCGGATTAGTTGGAAAGGAATTGGTGACAACGCTTTTGGATTCACGTGAATTTGAGAAAGTGATTGTATGGGTAAGGACCAGCACGGGTATTCAACATTCAAAGCTTAGGGAAAGTTTTCCGGATTTTGAACAATTGGATCAGGAACCTCTACCAAGTGATGTTGATTGTATTTTTTGCTGTTTGGGTACAACCATTAAGAAAGCGAAGACAAAGGAAGCGTTTAGGAAAGTCGATTATACATACCCGTTGATGCTTGCAGAGAATGCTAAACAGCACCAGGTTCGTCAATTCTTAATTATTTCTGCAATGGGTGCTGATGAAAAATCCCATGTGTTTTACAGCAAAACAAAAGGGCAACTGGAGACTGCATTGAAACAGCTTCAATTAAACAGTCTAACCATTTTTAGACCATCACTTTTATTGGGGAATAGGCAAGAATTTAGATTGGGAGAGGGATTGGCAGCTTTAGTCAGTAAATCTTGCCCGTTTGTATTTAAAGGTCCTCTTAAGAAATATAAGCCGGTACAAGGAAAAATGGTGGCAGAGGCTATGTATATATGTGCGCTGCAGGATAAAAAGGGTATAAATGAAGTTGCTTCCTATGAGATAGAGCAAATTGCCAAGTATTCCGATAAATTATAA
- a CDS encoding Na+/H+ antiporter, with translation MDLLLSIILLLVMLLISNIISHYIPSIPTALTQIALGILFALFIQDLSFELKAEWFLLLFIAPLLFNDGRRFPRDDLWKMRWPILANAFILVFLTTIIGGYFINWLIPSIPLAAAFALAAILSPTDPVAVNGIAERIYLPTIILRLVRGESLINDASGLIAFNYAVAAVVTGYFSLQEAAADFVYVVIVGAIAGIILGLLAILIRYSLRRQGIQDVTFYSLLQFVTPFIVYIVSEEVLHASGVIAVVAAGIVHSSLSEKTGMKSAEEQVVTENMWSIILFVLNGVVFLLLGLSLPSSMRATVENPLISNWLVLGYVLAIGLAIMIIRIVWSYCFLSMGYYITNRKEQSKPSWKVALLTGLTGVRGAITMAGVLSMPYFVATGDLFPERSLIVFIAGGVILFTLLAATILLPLISKKAIEPENDEEKEFLDAQMKLKILRTAIKRIEEELEPENQSAGYELIGEYKKMIEQIRYENKDLEFIKVSQKERIEARLVGLRAERHYIQEAAADGSVSEEIVKRLEKSLDIRENLLTENFMSKITTLFGQLYRKYKQYKRVITKENEKTAVLLNDMRDIQIQATKAAIESLEKYVEETNNSHVSSIIYEYRRIIDKLKQPNKARSNNSMKDQQKEELRFKAIEAERADIQRMYEEGQINRELAQDLRRFVNYVESVMLQEIEE, from the coding sequence ATGGATTTACTTTTATCAATTATATTGCTTTTAGTCATGCTTTTAATATCGAATATTATTAGCCACTATATTCCATCCATCCCCACCGCTTTAACTCAAATAGCTTTGGGGATTTTATTTGCTTTATTCATACAGGATCTATCATTTGAGTTAAAAGCGGAATGGTTTTTGCTTTTATTTATTGCACCACTATTATTTAATGATGGACGTCGATTTCCACGCGATGATTTATGGAAAATGCGCTGGCCAATATTGGCCAATGCATTTATTCTTGTTTTTTTAACGACTATAATTGGCGGATATTTTATTAACTGGCTGATTCCCAGTATTCCGTTGGCCGCTGCTTTTGCTTTAGCAGCTATCCTTTCTCCAACGGATCCAGTAGCGGTGAACGGAATTGCCGAAAGGATTTACTTACCGACGATTATTTTACGTCTTGTTCGAGGCGAATCGTTGATTAATGATGCGTCTGGTTTAATTGCCTTTAATTATGCGGTTGCTGCGGTTGTAACAGGTTATTTTTCATTACAGGAGGCAGCAGCCGATTTTGTTTATGTGGTAATTGTTGGTGCGATTGCTGGTATTATCCTCGGATTATTAGCTATCCTAATCCGTTATTCACTAAGAAGACAAGGGATACAGGATGTCACCTTTTATTCTTTGCTGCAATTTGTAACGCCATTTATTGTTTATATTGTTTCAGAAGAAGTCCTGCACGCCTCTGGTGTAATTGCTGTAGTAGCTGCAGGTATTGTTCATTCCAGTTTAAGTGAAAAGACTGGAATGAAAAGTGCTGAGGAACAGGTGGTCACTGAGAATATGTGGTCGATCATCTTGTTTGTACTCAATGGAGTGGTGTTTTTATTATTGGGCTTGAGTTTGCCTTCTTCTATGAGAGCAACGGTAGAGAATCCTCTAATCAGCAATTGGCTTGTGCTCGGTTATGTCCTGGCGATTGGTTTGGCTATCATGATTATCCGAATTGTTTGGTCCTACTGCTTCTTAAGCATGGGTTATTACATAACTAACCGAAAAGAACAATCGAAGCCCAGCTGGAAAGTGGCCCTTCTAACCGGCTTGACCGGCGTACGCGGTGCAATTACGATGGCAGGTGTATTGTCAATGCCATACTTTGTAGCAACTGGAGATTTATTTCCTGAACGTTCTCTAATTGTATTTATAGCAGGCGGTGTTATTTTATTTACTCTTTTAGCTGCGACTATTCTATTGCCTCTGATCAGTAAAAAAGCCATTGAACCAGAGAATGATGAAGAGAAAGAGTTTTTAGATGCTCAGATGAAATTAAAAATATTGAGGACTGCCATAAAGCGGATTGAAGAAGAACTAGAGCCGGAGAATCAATCCGCTGGTTACGAGTTAATTGGTGAATATAAAAAGATGATTGAGCAAATTCGCTATGAAAATAAGGATTTAGAATTTATTAAGGTATCGCAAAAAGAGAGAATTGAGGCTCGCTTAGTTGGTTTAAGAGCAGAAAGACATTATATCCAGGAGGCTGCTGCTGATGGTTCTGTAAGTGAAGAGATTGTGAAAAGACTCGAGAAGTCCTTGGATATAAGAGAAAATTTACTCACAGAGAATTTCATGTCCAAAATAACGACTCTTTTTGGCCAATTATATAGGAAGTATAAGCAATATAAGCGTGTGATAACCAAGGAAAACGAAAAGACGGCAGTCCTGTTAAATGATATGCGGGATATTCAGATTCAGGCGACAAAAGCTGCCATTGAAAGTCTAGAAAAATATGTAGAGGAAACGAACAATTCACATGTTTCATCCATCATTTATGAGTATCGAAGAATTATTGATAAACTGAAGCAACCAAATAAAGCCCGTTCAAATAATAGTATGAAGGATCAGCAAAAAGAAGAATTACGTTTCAAAGCTATTGAAGCTGAACGAGCTGACATTCAGCGAATGTATGAAGAAGGCCAAATAAATCGCGAACTGGCTCAGGATTTACGTCGATTTGTGAATTATGTGGAGAGTGTTATGCTTCAGGAAATTGAGGAATAG
- a CDS encoding DEAD/DEAH box helicase, with protein sequence MTEHSFNDFNISPEIIRALSKMNYFQPTEVQQKVIPIAIGNQDLIVKAQTGSGKTAAYGIPICHHIEWIENKPQALILTPTRELAAQVKEDLTNIGRFKRIKAAAVYGKQSFAKQQLELKQKNHIVVGTPGRVLDHIQKGTLNVDELRYLVIDEADEMLNMGFIDQVEAIINELPKERISMLFSATLPDDIQNLSNQYLKEPIFIEINKKEMTTQLIEHSYYRVKHEKKAELLRKVTTIENADSCIVFCRTQEQVNNLFDTLVKWEYSCGKIHGGMYQEDRFDVMNQFKRGEFRYLIATDVAARGIDIENITHVLNYDFPVEKESYVHRTGRTGRAGHTGVAISFVTPFDEELLRETEEYIGFAIQVKEEPTEAEVEKCRPNFESKMFENEIKEDKTTELNSGIMKLFFNGGKKKKLRAVDFVGTIAKIEGISAEDIGIITIQDQATFVEILNNKGPIVLQAMKNKTVKGKKLKVYEAFE encoded by the coding sequence ATGACTGAACATAGCTTCAATGATTTTAACATAAGTCCCGAAATTATTCGGGCATTAAGTAAAATGAATTATTTTCAACCGACAGAGGTCCAGCAAAAGGTGATTCCAATTGCGATTGGTAATCAGGATCTTATCGTAAAAGCACAAACTGGCAGTGGGAAAACAGCTGCGTATGGAATCCCGATTTGCCATCATATAGAGTGGATTGAAAATAAGCCTCAGGCACTTATCCTAACCCCGACCAGAGAATTGGCTGCGCAGGTGAAGGAAGATTTAACGAATATTGGCCGATTTAAGCGGATTAAAGCAGCTGCTGTTTATGGAAAGCAATCATTTGCTAAGCAGCAGCTGGAGCTTAAGCAAAAAAATCATATTGTTGTTGGAACACCTGGAAGAGTGTTGGATCACATTCAAAAAGGTACATTAAATGTTGATGAACTTCGCTATTTGGTAATTGATGAAGCAGATGAAATGTTGAATATGGGCTTTATTGATCAGGTTGAAGCCATTATAAATGAATTACCTAAGGAACGAATCAGCATGCTGTTTTCAGCAACATTGCCGGATGATATTCAAAACCTATCCAATCAATATTTAAAAGAACCAATCTTTATTGAAATTAACAAAAAAGAGATGACGACTCAGTTGATCGAACACTCTTATTATAGGGTCAAGCATGAAAAGAAAGCGGAGCTGCTAAGGAAAGTTACGACGATAGAGAATGCGGATAGCTGCATCGTTTTTTGCCGCACACAGGAACAGGTAAACAATCTGTTTGATACATTGGTTAAATGGGAGTATTCATGCGGTAAAATTCATGGTGGAATGTATCAAGAGGACCGCTTCGATGTTATGAATCAATTTAAACGGGGTGAGTTTCGATATTTAATTGCCACGGATGTCGCTGCGCGCGGAATTGATATTGAAAATATTACACATGTCTTGAATTACGATTTTCCAGTGGAAAAGGAATCCTATGTACATAGGACGGGAAGAACGGGCCGTGCGGGACATACGGGAGTAGCCATTTCTTTTGTAACTCCTTTTGATGAAGAATTATTGAGAGAGACAGAAGAATATATAGGCTTTGCTATTCAGGTAAAAGAGGAGCCAACTGAAGCAGAAGTAGAAAAATGCAGGCCGAATTTCGAATCAAAAATGTTCGAAAATGAGATAAAGGAAGATAAAACGACCGAATTAAACAGTGGAATTATGAAGCTGTTTTTCAATGGCGGCAAGAAAAAGAAATTGAGAGCTGTCGATTTTGTGGGGACAATTGCAAAAATTGAAGGCATATCTGCTGAAGACATTGGAATTATCACAATTCAAGACCAGGCTACATTTGTTGAAATATTGAACAATAAAGGTCCAATCGTCTTACAGGCTATGAAGAATAAAACTGTTAAAGGAAAGAAATTAAAGGTATATGAGGCATTTGAATAA
- a CDS encoding DNA/RNA non-specific endonuclease translates to MPPVEESADSSAQVEQQQEVGTVKAEEEKTKAKEEAEAKAKAEAEAEAKEEAEAKAKAEAEAKAKAEAEAKAKEEAEAKAKAEAEAKAKAEAEAKAKAEAEAKTKAEAKKKEETQFSGYKLIKVDGGDLSGYREPNVVVDIGYGDRKYWAFTNEYGQLVRVIADEIILQDDSSEPVTSSGRYYSDEAKVPGVESDNFDEGHIIADSLGGVSNAYNITPQESTLNRYGDQAYMEKVIRDAGGATNFEAIITYPNTKTQVPSSYKYTYTIKGNKVVDKFDNVNPDEVNQSLGLTESKSSNSTSSSKNSTSSSENSISSNTGGNISSVDTNGNGEVTIKEAKDAGFSMPITSDHWLYPYMRDNDGDGMVGE, encoded by the coding sequence ATTCCTCCAGTAGAAGAGTCTGCTGATAGTAGCGCACAGGTAGAGCAACAGCAAGAAGTAGGTACGGTTAAAGCAGAGGAAGAAAAAACTAAAGCGAAGGAAGAAGCAGAGGCTAAGGCAAAGGCGGAAGCGGAGGCTGAGGCGAAGGAAGAAGCGGAGGCTAAGGCAAAGGCGGAAGCGGAGGCTAAGGCAAAGGCGGAAGCGGAGGCTAAGGCAAAGGAAGAAGCGGAGGCTAAGGCAAAGGCGGAAGCGGAGGCTAAGGCAAAGGCGGAAGCGGAGGCTAAGGCAAAGGCAGAAGCAGAAGCTAAGACAAAGGCGGAAGCTAAGAAAAAAGAGGAGACACAGTTCTCAGGATACAAACTTATCAAAGTGGATGGTGGCGATTTATCTGGTTATCGTGAACCCAATGTTGTCGTGGATATCGGCTATGGGGATCGCAAATATTGGGCGTTTACTAATGAATACGGGCAACTAGTACGTGTCATTGCGGACGAGATTATTCTACAAGATGACAGTAGCGAGCCTGTAACATCATCTGGTAGATATTACTCTGATGAGGCAAAAGTTCCGGGTGTTGAAAGTGATAATTTTGATGAAGGACATATCATAGCTGACTCTCTAGGAGGGGTATCGAATGCTTATAATATTACCCCACAAGAAAGTACATTGAACAGGTATGGCGACCAAGCATATATGGAAAAAGTGATTCGTGATGCAGGTGGTGCGACAAATTTTGAAGCAATTATCACCTATCCGAATACAAAAACACAGGTTCCTTCAAGCTATAAGTATACGTATACCATCAAGGGCAACAAAGTTGTAGATAAATTTGACAATGTTAACCCGGATGAAGTAAACCAATCACTTGGTTTAACAGAAAGCAAGTCTTCTAACTCAACCAGTTCAAGTAAAAACTCAACTAGTTCAAGTGAAAACTCAATCAGTTCAAATACAGGCGGTAATATTTCTAGTGTCGATACGAACGGTAATGGTGAGGTGACGATTAAAGAAGCAAAAGATGCAGGTTTCAGTATGCCTATAACGAGTGACCACTGGTTGTACCCTTATATGCGGGATAACGATGGTGATGGGATGGTAGGTGAGTAG
- a CDS encoding GNAT family N-acetyltransferase, which yields MLREMISSDWVDVHKYASQDIVCQYQPWGPNTEEESKKFVSQVIEDSTKKPRARFVFAIIYNGNMIGAGELTIRSFTNKAGEIGYIVNPDYWGKGVATEVASLLIEFGFKELNLHRIFATCDPRNIGSAKVLVKVGMVREGIIRDHLIMREGWRDSLLYSVLER from the coding sequence ATGCTGAGAGAAATGATTAGTAGTGATTGGGTTGATGTACATAAATACGCATCACAAGATATCGTTTGTCAGTACCAGCCCTGGGGACCGAATACGGAAGAAGAATCGAAAAAATTTGTGAGCCAAGTAATCGAAGATTCAACAAAAAAACCAAGAGCAAGGTTTGTCTTCGCAATTATTTATAATGGAAATATGATTGGGGCTGGAGAGCTTACTATACGAAGTTTCACTAATAAAGCTGGAGAAATTGGCTATATTGTTAATCCGGATTATTGGGGAAAAGGAGTGGCGACAGAAGTCGCGTCTTTGTTAATTGAATTTGGATTTAAGGAACTGAACCTGCATCGTATATTTGCAACCTGTGACCCAAGAAATATAGGTTCAGCAAAGGTGTTGGTGAAAGTTGGAATGGTTAGGGAAGGAATCATTCGCGACCATTTGATCATGAGAGAAGGCTGGCGTGATTCATTATTATACAGTGTTTTAGAACGGTAG
- a CDS encoding NAD-dependent epimerase/dehydratase family protein, whose amino-acid sequence MKVFMIGGTGLLGAEGARVLIEQGHEVATLSLPPIPEGSNLPEEMEITLGNYLTLTDDDIRKYLTGCDGFVFAAGVDERVEAPSPIYSFFEKYNITPLERLLRIAKECGVKHSVVLGSYFAYFNRELPEYELTKHHPYIRNRVDQANMALSFGDDDMSVAVLEVPYVFGSQQGRKPVWVFLVEQIQNMKEAVMYPEGGTTMVTAKQIGECIAGALINGKTGNYPVGYYNMEWKEMLTIFHKYMGTPDKEIITIPATNYIEAMKAKAEKQKSAGIELGLDTAEFAKIFTKNLFIDKKTIVDHFGVQPDDIEKAIGESVQLSLDILEGKKAVVDMKAE is encoded by the coding sequence ATGAAAGTATTTATGATTGGCGGTACGGGCTTATTAGGTGCTGAAGGCGCAAGGGTATTAATTGAACAAGGGCATGAAGTGGCAACATTGTCACTGCCACCTATCCCTGAAGGCAGTAACCTTCCTGAAGAAATGGAGATAACTCTGGGAAATTATTTAACATTGACAGATGATGATATTCGTAAATATTTAACAGGCTGTGACGGATTTGTTTTTGCGGCAGGTGTAGATGAAAGAGTAGAGGCACCATCACCAATCTATTCATTTTTTGAAAAATATAATATTACACCATTAGAACGGCTATTAAGAATAGCAAAGGAATGCGGTGTCAAACATTCAGTTGTACTGGGGTCGTATTTTGCTTATTTTAATAGAGAACTACCCGAGTATGAACTGACGAAGCACCATCCATATATAAGGAACCGTGTAGATCAGGCTAATATGGCTTTATCCTTCGGGGATGATGATATGAGTGTAGCCGTTTTGGAGGTTCCATATGTCTTTGGAAGCCAGCAGGGACGTAAGCCTGTTTGGGTATTCCTTGTTGAACAGATTCAAAATATGAAAGAAGCTGTCATGTATCCTGAAGGAGGAACAACCATGGTGACAGCGAAGCAGATCGGGGAGTGCATTGCTGGTGCCTTAATAAATGGGAAGACAGGTAATTACCCGGTTGGCTATTATAATATGGAGTGGAAAGAAATGCTGACCATCTTCCATAAATACATGGGAACACCGGACAAAGAAATCATAACAATTCCTGCCACTAATTATATTGAAGCGATGAAGGCGAAAGCAGAAAAACAAAAGAGTGCTGGAATAGAACTGGGATTGGATACGGCTGAATTCGCAAAAATCTTTACTAAAAATCTTTTCATTGATAAAAAGACAATTGTTGACCACTTTGGTGTACAGCCAGATGATATAGAAAAAGCCATCGGAGAATCAGTTCAGTTAAGTCTGGATATATTGGAAGGAAAAAAAGCCGTAGTTGATATGAAAGCTGAATAA
- a CDS encoding DUF4023 domain-containing protein — protein sequence MKEESTHEFVENLHEKQQKAEKNQAKQGYGRPSKKLPNKQH from the coding sequence ATGAAAGAAGAAAGCACTCATGAATTTGTAGAAAATTTGCATGAAAAGCAACAAAAGGCTGAAAAGAACCAAGCTAAACAAGGATATGGACGTCCAAGCAAAAAACTTCCAAATAAACAGCATTAA
- a CDS encoding DUF1836 domain-containing protein has translation MKNNEELINQLGLQDKITLEDIPDIDLYMDQVIQLFESKFKMSKRNDDEKVLTKTMINNYAKGKVFFPIKNKKYSKRHLIVISLIYQLKGTLSISDIKTILGPLNTKIVEEDLQLDELYSSFLRLTDHNAHKFKEDILESISEAKEEGVHLGGTLDEFNGDVEYFEKLLMIASLSHMSQLYKKAAENLVDEFNSGNKTKS, from the coding sequence ATGAAAAACAATGAAGAACTTATCAATCAACTGGGATTGCAAGATAAAATCACATTAGAGGATATACCAGATATTGATTTATATATGGATCAAGTCATTCAATTATTCGAGAGTAAATTCAAAATGTCTAAGCGGAATGATGATGAAAAAGTTTTAACTAAAACGATGATTAACAATTATGCCAAGGGTAAAGTATTTTTTCCTATTAAAAATAAAAAATATTCTAAGCGGCATTTAATAGTAATCAGCCTGATTTATCAGTTGAAAGGGACACTCTCTATAAGTGACATTAAAACGATTCTGGGACCCTTGAACACTAAGATAGTAGAGGAAGACTTACAGCTTGATGAGCTGTATTCCAGCTTTCTGCGCTTGACTGATCACAATGCTCATAAATTTAAAGAAGACATACTAGAGAGTATCTCTGAGGCAAAAGAAGAAGGGGTACATTTAGGCGGCACTCTGGATGAGTTCAATGGCGATGTTGAATATTTTGAGAAATTATTAATGATCGCTTCTCTTTCTCATATGAGCCAGCTGTATAAAAAAGCAGCAGAGAATCTGGTAGATGAATTTAACAGTGGTAATAAAACGAAATCATAA